A genomic region of Ignavibacteria bacterium contains the following coding sequences:
- the tgt gene encoding tRNA guanosine(34) transglycosylase Tgt, whose amino-acid sequence MFFELVKSDKNSKARAGIIHTSHGDILTPVFMPVGTQGAIKAVEHRELEEIGTQIILGNTYHLYLRPGTEILEKFGGLHKFINWNKPILTDSGGFQIYSLSELRKIREDGVEFKSHIDGSLHFFSPEKVVDIQRSIGSDIMMVLDECVGYPAQYDYVKKSVELTTRWAKRAYEYFHSTSPIYDHKQFIFGIVQGSVYKDLRKISAEDLTQFDFDGFAIGGLAVGESTEEMYEITDFTTDLLPKNKPRYLMGVGRPENLLEAIERGVDMFDCVMPTRNGRNAYLFTSKGVLSIKNSQFKDDPSPIDDECDCYTCKNFTRAYLRHLFIAKEILALQLASIHNLRFYLNLMSEARKMILEDKFSEWKKEKVEKISQKLTINKEEIID is encoded by the coding sequence ATGTTTTTTGAATTAGTTAAGTCAGATAAAAATTCTAAGGCTCGTGCAGGAATAATTCATACTTCTCACGGAGATATATTAACACCTGTTTTTATGCCTGTTGGAACTCAAGGTGCAATTAAAGCTGTAGAACATCGTGAACTTGAAGAAATTGGTACACAAATAATTCTTGGAAATACTTATCATCTTTATTTAAGACCTGGTACAGAAATTTTAGAAAAATTTGGTGGACTGCACAAATTTATTAACTGGAATAAACCAATTTTAACTGATAGCGGCGGTTTCCAGATTTATAGTTTGTCTGAGCTTCGAAAAATTCGTGAAGATGGAGTTGAATTCAAATCTCACATCGATGGCTCATTGCATTTTTTCTCACCTGAGAAAGTTGTGGATATTCAGAGATCAATTGGTTCTGATATTATGATGGTGTTAGACGAATGCGTGGGTTATCCTGCTCAATATGATTATGTGAAAAAATCTGTCGAGCTGACAACTCGATGGGCTAAGAGAGCTTATGAATATTTCCACTCAACTTCTCCAATTTATGATCATAAACAATTCATATTTGGGATTGTTCAAGGAAGTGTTTATAAAGATTTAAGAAAGATTTCTGCTGAGGATTTAACTCAATTTGATTTTGATGGTTTTGCAATTGGAGGATTAGCTGTTGGTGAGTCAACTGAAGAAATGTATGAAATTACTGATTTCACTACCGATCTGCTGCCCAAAAACAAACCGAGATATTTAATGGGAGTTGGGCGCCCAGAAAATTTACTTGAAGCAATTGAACGTGGCGTTGATATGTTTGACTGCGTTATGCCTACTCGAAACGGAAGAAATGCTTATTTGTTTACCAGCAAAGGAGTTCTTTCAATTAAGAATAGTCAATTTAAAGATGACCCATCTCCAATTGATGATGAATGTGACTGTTATACCTGTAAGAATTTTACTCGTGCTTATTTAAGACACTTATTTATTGCGAAAGAAATTTTAGCTTTACAATTAGCTTCTATTCATAATCTTAGATTTTACTTAAATTTGATGTCAGAAGCTCGGAAAATGATTCTTGAAGATAAATTTTCTGAATGGAAGAAAGAAAAAGTTGAAAAAATTTCACAGAAACTAACAATAAATAAGGAGGAAATCATTGATTAA
- the yajC gene encoding preprotein translocase subunit YajC codes for MLSTLIMFAAIFLIMYFLMIRPQQKRMKEREKMLSELKKGDKVVMSSGIYGVITQIDDRTVIVQVADNVKLKFEKSAVATVLKD; via the coding sequence ATGTTAAGCACTCTTATAATGTTTGCGGCAATTTTCTTAATAATGTATTTCTTGATGATAAGGCCGCAGCAAAAACGAATGAAAGAAAGAGAGAAAATGCTTAGCGAATTAAAGAAAGGTGATAAAGTTGTGATGTCCAGTGGAATTTACGGCGTCATAACTCAAATAGATGATAGGACAGTTATTGTTCAAGTAGCCGATAATGTAAAACTAAAATTTGAAAAATCTGCTGTTGCAACTGTTCTAAAAGATTAA
- a CDS encoding archease: protein MSYKFLDHTSDIGIEVKSSSIQEAFVESIYGLLEIIFGKSLIEFDSNSDYEVLEVSSIDRESLLVDTLNEILFLIDTKKIIPLKPEILEMSNNFLKLRYKPCQFDYQNFPIHLYVKAVTFHQLEIKEIENQTEIKFFVDI, encoded by the coding sequence ATGTCGTACAAATTTCTGGATCACACTTCAGATATCGGAATTGAGGTTAAGTCTTCAAGCATTCAAGAAGCATTTGTTGAATCAATCTATGGTTTGCTTGAAATAATTTTTGGTAAATCTCTGATAGAATTCGATTCCAATTCAGATTACGAAGTTTTGGAGGTTTCGAGCATTGATAGAGAAAGTCTGCTTGTCGATACTTTGAATGAAATCTTATTTTTGATTGATACAAAAAAAATAATTCCATTGAAACCAGAAATTCTTGAAATGAGTAATAATTTTTTGAAATTAAGATATAAACCTTGTCAATTTGATTATCAGAATTTCCCAATTCATCTTTATGTTAAAGCTGTAACTTTTCATCAACTTGAAATCAAAGAAATCGAAAATCAAACAGAAATTAAATTTTTCGTTGATATATGA
- a CDS encoding RtcB family protein: MIIEKITDYKYRIPKSNFPFMRVDGIVYADEDLLESIKNDKTIEQIANTASLPGIVGYSLGMPDAHQGYGFAIGGVAAVDLKEGVVSPGGIGYDINCGVRLLATDLEFDDVKPKLEELVKQLFHEIPSGTGRGGDLKLSYAELDEVMKLGIDWAIQNKYAKPEDKDFIEEYGRLPNANPDMVSNKAKERGRDQLGTLGSGNHFAEVQIVQEIFDEEVARGFGLHKNQIVVLIHTGSRGLGHQVCTDYLKEMDAAMKNYGIKVPDRELACVPIDSREGKRYLQAMASAANFAFNNRQLITFNVRNVFKRLFKTDKVRIVYDVCHNIAKVEEHNVFGKKMTVLVHRKGATRAFPKGHPALPEVYREIGQPVIIPGSMGTYSYVLVGTEKAMEETFGSTCHGAGRTLSRHKAKKMMSAEEAVSKLKERGVFIQATTKSGITEEIPEAYKNVSQVVEVVHQAGISKKVAKLKPIGVIKG, translated from the coding sequence ATGATAATCGAAAAAATCACTGACTATAAATACAGAATTCCGAAATCTAATTTCCCGTTCATGCGGGTTGACGGCATTGTTTATGCTGACGAAGACTTGCTCGAATCAATAAAAAATGATAAAACTATTGAACAAATTGCAAATACTGCATCATTGCCAGGCATTGTTGGATATTCACTTGGTATGCCCGATGCACATCAGGGTTATGGATTTGCAATTGGCGGAGTTGCTGCAGTTGATTTGAAAGAAGGAGTGGTCTCACCAGGTGGAATTGGTTACGATATTAATTGTGGTGTGCGTTTGCTTGCAACTGATCTTGAATTTGACGATGTAAAACCGAAATTAGAAGAGCTGGTTAAACAACTTTTTCACGAAATTCCTTCTGGTACAGGTCGAGGCGGTGATTTGAAATTGAGCTACGCTGAACTGGATGAAGTTATGAAACTCGGAATTGATTGGGCAATACAGAATAAATATGCAAAACCAGAGGATAAAGATTTCATCGAAGAATACGGTAGACTTCCAAATGCTAATCCCGATATGGTTTCTAATAAGGCAAAGGAAAGAGGTCGTGATCAATTAGGTACACTTGGTTCAGGAAATCACTTTGCTGAAGTGCAAATTGTTCAAGAAATTTTTGATGAAGAAGTCGCGCGCGGTTTTGGTTTACACAAAAATCAAATTGTTGTATTGATACATACAGGTTCGAGAGGACTTGGTCATCAAGTTTGTACAGATTACTTAAAAGAAATGGACGCAGCAATGAAAAACTATGGAATTAAGGTTCCAGATAGAGAGCTTGCATGCGTTCCAATTGATTCCAGAGAAGGAAAAAGATATTTGCAAGCAATGGCTTCGGCGGCAAATTTTGCATTCAATAATCGTCAATTGATTACTTTCAATGTCAGGAATGTTTTTAAACGATTATTTAAAACTGACAAAGTACGAATTGTTTATGATGTCTGTCACAATATTGCAAAAGTTGAAGAGCATAATGTTTTTGGAAAGAAGATGACAGTTTTAGTTCATCGTAAAGGTGCAACACGCGCATTTCCGAAAGGGCATCCAGCATTACCAGAAGTTTATCGTGAGATTGGTCAACCAGTAATTATTCCTGGAAGTATGGGAACTTATTCTTATGTTCTGGTTGGAACCGAGAAAGCAATGGAAGAAACATTTGGCTCAACCTGTCATGGTGCTGGTAGAACTCTTTCAAGACACAAAGCAAAAAAAATGATGTCAGCTGAAGAAGCTGTTAGTAAACTAAAAGAAAGGGGAGTTTTCATTCAAGCGACAACTAAATCGGGAATCACCGAAGAAATTCCAGAAGCATATAAAAATGTTTCCCAGGTTGTAGAAGTTGTACATCAAGCTGGCATTTCTAAAAAAGTCGCCAAATTAAAACCAATCGGTGTAATTAAAGGTTAA
- a CDS encoding nodulation protein NfeD, with translation MIKRFFLILTFFSFIASFSNAEEVKRKVYLIDISGDIDLGIAPYVERVIKEAEENNASAIVLMVNTFGGRVDAATQIRDAIINTKILTISYVNKRAISAGALISIAAKKIVMSPGSTIGATTVVDQSGTKATEKYQSYMRSEMRSTAERNGRRPDIAEAMVDEKIVVKDFPELDDSTKLLTLTTEEAVKVGYCDFVASDLKELLTHFDLQNSEIISSEINWAEKVVRFLSNPIISGILIMLGILGLLTEIKTPGWGIAGTIGLISLALFFGTNYILQLANIWEILIFIIGLALLLIEIFYIPGFGLAGILGIIMMVGAIFFSLIGDFPIVSENEISNALIQLAASLVASVIFLFILWKFLPGVPVWGRLILSTSETQNEGFVSNPDLSFLVGKKGKAISLLRPAGIALIDGKRYDVVSEGEFIKKDEEIIVTEVIGSKIIVRKIN, from the coding sequence ATGATTAAAAGGTTTTTTCTGATTTTAACATTCTTTTCTTTCATAGCTTCATTTTCAAATGCTGAAGAAGTAAAGAGGAAAGTTTATTTGATTGACATAAGCGGAGACATTGATCTTGGCATTGCTCCTTATGTTGAACGAGTTATTAAAGAGGCAGAAGAAAATAATGCATCCGCAATTGTTTTAATGGTCAATACTTTTGGCGGCAGAGTTGATGCGGCAACTCAAATTCGTGATGCAATTATTAACACAAAGATTTTGACAATTTCATATGTTAATAAAAGAGCTATATCTGCCGGTGCTTTAATTTCAATCGCGGCAAAAAAAATTGTAATGTCTCCAGGTTCAACTATTGGTGCAACAACCGTCGTTGATCAATCTGGAACAAAAGCAACGGAAAAGTATCAGTCATATATGCGTTCAGAAATGAGGTCAACTGCAGAACGGAACGGCAGAAGACCAGATATTGCTGAAGCAATGGTCGATGAAAAAATTGTTGTTAAAGATTTTCCTGAATTAGATGACTCAACTAAATTACTCACGCTTACAACGGAAGAAGCCGTCAAAGTTGGATACTGTGATTTCGTTGCTTCGGACCTAAAAGAACTTCTAACTCATTTTGATCTTCAAAATTCCGAAATAATTTCTTCCGAAATAAATTGGGCAGAAAAAGTTGTTCGATTTCTTAGCAATCCAATTATAAGTGGAATTTTAATAATGCTTGGCATTCTTGGTTTATTGACTGAAATCAAAACTCCCGGATGGGGAATTGCTGGAACGATTGGTTTAATCTCCCTTGCATTGTTCTTTGGAACCAACTACATCCTTCAACTGGCAAACATCTGGGAAATTTTAATTTTTATCATTGGACTTGCATTGTTGTTAATTGAAATTTTTTATATACCAGGTTTTGGATTGGCTGGTATACTTGGAATAATAATGATGGTTGGAGCAATCTTTTTTAGTTTGATTGGCGATTTCCCCATAGTTTCTGAAAATGAAATTTCAAATGCCTTGATTCAGCTTGCCGCTTCACTTGTTGCTTCTGTTATTTTTCTTTTTATTCTCTGGAAATTTTTACCCGGAGTTCCTGTCTGGGGAAGATTAATTCTTTCGACATCCGAAACTCAAAACGAAGGGTTTGTTTCTAATCCTGATTTATCATTTCTGGTCGGAAAAAAAGGAAAAGCAATATCACTTCTCAGACCTGCAGGTATTGCGCTGATTGATGGGAAAAGATATGATGTTGTATCGGAAGGCGAGTTTATTAAAAAGGATGAAGAAATTATCGTGACTGAGGTTATTGGCTCGAAGATCATTGTTAGAAAAATAAATTAA
- a CDS encoding NUDIX pyrophosphatase, giving the protein MSKVVSTYIELHIMKIENDQLKFLLLKRSPNEKYPNIWQMVTGKIRDGEKAYETALRELKEETGLIAEELFTVPIVNSVYLSETDEVCLIPVFLCRVNEKSEIKISEEHSEYKWLNAEEAEKLLNWEGQKKSIRMINDYWINSKEKLIKIFG; this is encoded by the coding sequence ATGTCAAAAGTTGTATCAACTTACATCGAACTTCATATTATGAAAATTGAAAATGATCAATTAAAGTTTCTATTACTAAAAAGATCACCTAATGAAAAATATCCAAATATCTGGCAAATGGTAACTGGAAAAATTAGAGATGGTGAAAAAGCTTACGAAACGGCATTGAGAGAATTAAAGGAAGAGACAGGTTTAATTGCTGAGGAGTTATTCACAGTTCCGATTGTTAATTCTGTTTATTTATCAGAAACTGATGAAGTTTGTCTGATCCCGGTTTTTCTTTGCCGTGTGAATGAAAAATCTGAAATAAAGATCTCCGAAGAGCACTCAGAATACAAATGGTTAAATGCCGAAGAAGCTGAGAAACTTCTAAATTGGGAAGGTCAGAAAAAGTCAATCAGAATGATTAATGACTACTGGATTAATTCAAAAGAAAAACTGATAAAAATCTTTGGATAA
- a CDS encoding sugar kinase: MSILVVGSLGLDTIETPFSKVEEALGGSAVYISLAASYFCPVVNLVGVVGEDFPKKYIELLREHHVDLEGLQIVPNGKTFRWSGKYDYDMNSRETLLTELNVFKDFNPVIPENYRDSKFIILGNIDPELQMNVLKQLHNPKFIVCDTMNYWIERKNEALHELLKMVDMLVVNDSEARLLAKHPNLIQAAKIILKMGPKKLVIKKGEHGALLITNDTIFTAPAYPLENINDPTGAGDTFAGGMVGYLSKVNSINDDELKKAVIYGSVLASFCVEKFSVDGLLDLNYLKIKDRFNQFFQITHFEQ, from the coding sequence TTGTCAATTCTAGTAGTTGGTTCACTTGGTCTCGATACTATTGAGACACCATTTTCAAAAGTCGAAGAAGCACTTGGTGGTTCAGCAGTTTATATTTCACTGGCTGCATCTTATTTCTGTCCCGTCGTTAACCTAGTCGGAGTTGTTGGTGAAGATTTCCCTAAAAAATATATCGAACTGCTGAGAGAACATCATGTTGATTTAGAGGGACTTCAGATTGTTCCAAATGGTAAAACTTTTCGATGGTCAGGTAAATATGATTATGATATGAATTCAAGAGAGACACTATTGACTGAATTAAATGTTTTTAAGGATTTTAATCCTGTTATTCCTGAGAATTATCGAGATAGTAAATTCATAATTCTTGGCAATATCGATCCAGAGTTACAGATGAATGTCTTAAAACAACTGCATAACCCAAAGTTTATAGTTTGCGATACAATGAATTACTGGATTGAGCGAAAGAATGAAGCACTGCATGAACTTCTTAAAATGGTTGATATGCTTGTTGTAAACGACTCAGAAGCTCGGTTGCTTGCAAAGCATCCAAATCTTATTCAGGCGGCAAAAATCATTTTGAAAATGGGTCCGAAAAAACTTGTAATTAAAAAAGGTGAACATGGTGCATTGCTTATAACAAACGACACAATCTTTACAGCTCCTGCTTACCCGCTTGAAAACATCAACGATCCAACTGGTGCAGGTGATACATTTGCCGGTGGTATGGTTGGATATCTTTCGAAAGTTAATTCAATTAATGATGATGAATTAAAAAAAGCAGTTATATATGGAAGTGTTCTCGCTTCTTTCTGTGTTGAAAAATTCAGTGTCGATGGTTTACTTGATCTAAATTATTTGAAAATAAAAGATCGATTTAATCAATTCTTTCAGATAACTCACTTTGAGCAATGA
- the mtnA gene encoding S-methyl-5-thioribose-1-phosphate isomerase gives MSTDFYSLKFENDSLIFIDQTKLPDEENYISTSDYNRIAEAIEKLEIRGAPLIGIAALYGLALAVKNSKSDFEKAFDRLRHTRPTAVNLFTALNKAREFFYSSVANQNYQSLLNFAREFHKKDFEYCNLIAKNGFDFISSSFNRKVRILTHCNTGSLATGGIGTAFGVIFELSRNNLVEIVYACEARPLLQGLRLTSFELKKHNINYKIITDSTAAYLMQKQLVDFVIVGADRIAANGDTANKIGTYSLAVNAKFHSIPFYVAAPSTSIDAQISSGEEIIVEERNPDELLTFGNKKIINTEINALNFAFDITPKDLITAIITEEKVFSSPFNFSK, from the coding sequence ATGAGTACTGATTTCTATTCATTAAAGTTTGAAAACGACTCGTTAATTTTTATTGACCAAACAAAACTCCCTGATGAAGAGAATTACATTTCTACAAGTGATTATAATAGAATTGCTGAAGCAATTGAAAAACTTGAAATAAGAGGTGCACCACTGATCGGAATTGCAGCACTTTATGGTTTAGCTTTAGCAGTAAAAAATTCTAAATCTGATTTTGAAAAAGCATTTGATAGATTAAGACATACACGACCAACTGCCGTTAACCTCTTCACTGCATTAAATAAAGCAAGAGAATTTTTCTATTCATCAGTAGCAAACCAAAACTATCAATCTCTTCTAAATTTTGCGCGTGAATTTCATAAAAAAGATTTTGAGTATTGTAATCTGATTGCTAAAAATGGTTTTGATTTTATTTCGAGTAGTTTCAATCGAAAAGTAAGAATTCTGACGCATTGTAATACTGGCTCACTTGCGACAGGTGGAATTGGAACTGCATTTGGAGTAATTTTTGAACTTTCGAGAAATAATCTTGTTGAGATTGTTTATGCCTGCGAAGCCAGACCTTTACTTCAAGGGTTAAGACTAACTTCGTTTGAATTAAAGAAACATAATATCAATTATAAAATAATTACCGATTCCACTGCTGCTTATCTTATGCAAAAGCAACTGGTCGATTTTGTTATTGTTGGTGCTGATCGAATTGCAGCGAATGGTGATACAGCAAATAAGATTGGAACTTACTCACTTGCGGTTAATGCAAAATTTCATTCAATTCCTTTTTATGTTGCTGCACCTTCAACATCGATTGACGCTCAAATTTCGTCAGGTGAAGAAATAATTGTTGAAGAAAGAAATCCTGATGAATTGCTCACTTTTGGAAATAAAAAAATCATAAACACAGAGATTAACGCATTAAATTTTGCATTTGATATTACACCAAAGGATTTGATTACCGCTATTATTACAGAAGAAAAAGTATTTTCATCACCGTTTAATTTTTCAAAATGA
- the recO gene encoding DNA repair protein RecO → MTKILKDRGFVLRKRKYRETSKLITIFSEKSGKINLIAKGVRTPKSKLSAVLDPINLIEFVYYDKPTRELQYISSADFIEDYSKIKSDFEKLKIAYLIIELTDIFSHEGQVNEELFNLVSKELNSLNQDIYSKFLILNEFLIELCEIAGYPIYTGNCPLCNRVINFSELNFEFTRNYGIVCGDCRNYQNSQINLGLETKKVLALFLQENYSLVMEMKEENFKHLFIPIIEFLRFHVSEIQKIKSLELF, encoded by the coding sequence ATGACAAAGATTTTGAAAGACAGGGGCTTCGTTTTAAGAAAAAGAAAATATCGTGAGACAAGCAAGTTGATTACAATTTTTTCTGAGAAGTCCGGGAAAATTAATCTGATCGCAAAAGGTGTGAGAACTCCTAAAAGTAAATTGTCTGCTGTTCTCGATCCAATTAATTTAATTGAATTTGTTTATTATGATAAGCCAACCAGAGAATTACAATATATTTCATCAGCGGATTTTATCGAAGATTATTCTAAAATCAAATCCGACTTCGAAAAATTGAAAATTGCTTATTTGATTATCGAATTGACAGATATTTTTTCGCATGAGGGCCAGGTTAATGAAGAGCTTTTTAATCTTGTTTCAAAAGAACTGAATAGTCTTAATCAAGATATTTATTCTAAGTTTTTAATTCTTAATGAATTTCTGATTGAACTTTGTGAAATAGCAGGTTACCCGATTTACACTGGAAATTGTCCGTTATGTAATCGTGTAATCAATTTTTCAGAATTAAATTTTGAATTTACAAGAAACTATGGGATTGTTTGTGGTGATTGCAGGAATTACCAAAATTCACAAATAAATCTCGGACTTGAAACTAAAAAAGTACTTGCTCTATTTTTACAAGAAAATTATTCCCTTGTAATGGAAATGAAAGAAGAAAATTTTAAACATCTTTTTATCCCTATAATTGAGTTTCTAAGATTTCATGTCAGTGAAATTCAGAAAATCAAATCCTTAGAACTTTTTTGA
- a CDS encoding Do family serine endopeptidase produces MERKKLFATISLIFVGVVFGVILATGFNWVKPGYGLSQIGAPNSPVNVSQEVQKLNEAFIKAAEAVTPTVVYIETKTDENIVDIPEHEFFKDFPFFKDLPKQPQVGTGSGVIISSDGYIVTNNHVVKDAKSINVILNDKRKFTAELIGTDPLTDLAVIKIDAKNLTPAYLGNSDDVKVGQWVLAIGNPLGLTSTVTAGIVSAIGRGGLRLIQDSYGIEDFIQTDAAINPGNSGGALVDLNGAVIGINTAIASRTGYYQGYGFAIPVNIVKTVAKDLIDYGKVRRGYIGVQIREVDNATAKALGLEKTQGVIVEGLVEGGAAKDAGIEEGDVILSIDGKEVYKPNDLQSYVASKHAGDKVKLKIFRNGKTFDKEITLRPRKEDEADTKPVKKKEERKIDESIQTKTYKEIGLTVKNLTSSELKKYNVENGILITAVEPISSAFDAGLRENLVIVEVNKKKIDSVKEFDEIISKNKGSAVLLRVRDAQGNARFIGLEIPK; encoded by the coding sequence ATGGAACGAAAAAAATTATTCGCTACAATCTCGTTGATTTTTGTGGGTGTGGTTTTTGGAGTAATTTTAGCAACAGGTTTTAATTGGGTAAAACCAGGTTATGGTTTATCTCAAATTGGCGCACCAAACTCTCCTGTAAATGTTAGTCAAGAGGTTCAAAAGTTGAACGAAGCATTTATCAAAGCTGCTGAGGCAGTCACCCCAACAGTGGTCTATATTGAAACCAAAACGGATGAAAATATAGTCGATATTCCTGAACATGAATTTTTTAAGGATTTCCCATTCTTCAAAGATTTACCAAAACAACCTCAGGTGGGAACGGGTTCAGGTGTAATTATTTCTTCTGATGGTTATATCGTAACTAATAACCATGTTGTAAAAGATGCAAAATCAATAAATGTGATTCTGAATGATAAAAGAAAATTCACTGCAGAATTAATTGGAACTGATCCTTTGACTGATTTGGCAGTAATTAAAATTGATGCAAAGAATTTAACTCCCGCATATCTTGGAAATTCTGATGATGTGAAAGTTGGACAATGGGTTCTTGCCATTGGTAATCCACTAGGATTGACATCAACAGTTACGGCAGGAATTGTTTCGGCAATTGGTCGTGGTGGTTTGAGATTGATACAAGACTCATACGGCATTGAAGATTTTATTCAAACTGATGCTGCAATTAATCCAGGTAATTCTGGAGGTGCACTGGTTGATTTAAATGGCGCTGTTATTGGAATTAATACAGCGATTGCATCAAGAACTGGTTATTATCAGGGATATGGTTTTGCAATACCTGTGAATATTGTTAAAACGGTCGCAAAAGATTTAATTGATTACGGTAAAGTTAGAAGAGGTTATATTGGTGTACAAATTCGAGAAGTTGATAATGCAACAGCAAAAGCTCTCGGACTTGAAAAAACTCAAGGTGTTATTGTAGAAGGCTTAGTTGAAGGAGGCGCTGCCAAAGATGCTGGTATTGAAGAAGGTGATGTAATTCTTTCAATTGATGGTAAAGAAGTCTATAAACCGAATGACTTGCAGAGTTATGTAGCAAGTAAACATGCCGGTGATAAAGTTAAGCTTAAAATCTTCAGAAACGGAAAAACATTTGATAAGGAGATTACATTAAGACCAAGAAAGGAAGATGAAGCTGACACAAAACCGGTAAAGAAAAAAGAAGAACGTAAAATTGATGAATCAATCCAAACTAAAACTTATAAAGAAATAGGTTTGACTGTTAAAAACTTAACTTCAAGTGAATTGAAAAAATACAACGTAGAAAACGGTATTTTAATAACCGCCGTTGAACCTATCAGCTCAGCATTTGATGCAGGTCTTAGAGAAAATTTAGTAATAGTTGAAGTGAATAAGAAGAAAATAGATTCGGTTAAAGAGTTCGATGAAATCATTTCTAAGAACAAAGGCTCAGCAGTATTACTGAGAGTTAGAGACGCTCAAGGAAATGCCAGATTTATCGGTTTAGAGATCCCCAAATAA